A stretch of the Streptomyces ortus genome encodes the following:
- a CDS encoding LysE family translocator, with product MVNVSDGISVAVISLGLVATPGPNMMYMVSRSISQGRRAGVVSLGGVATGALTFVVVTNLGLLTVLRTVPVMYTSFKIAGAVYLGWLAWQAFRSDGASVFAPRETADLSARRLFVMGLVTNLLNPKIALLYLSLIPQFVDPRAGDVLLQGFAFGGIQIAVSVAANLVIIMAAGALSEFLVARPVWLRVQRYATGSALGVLALLLVMDQSQPQPPA from the coding sequence GTGGTGAACGTGAGCGACGGGATCAGCGTGGCGGTGATATCCCTGGGCCTCGTGGCGACTCCCGGACCGAACATGATGTACATGGTGTCGCGGAGCATCTCCCAGGGGCGCCGCGCGGGAGTGGTGTCCCTGGGCGGGGTCGCCACCGGTGCCCTGACCTTCGTGGTGGTGACGAACCTCGGTCTGCTGACCGTGCTGCGGACCGTCCCCGTGATGTACACCTCCTTCAAGATCGCGGGCGCCGTCTATCTGGGATGGCTGGCCTGGCAGGCGTTCAGGTCGGACGGGGCATCCGTCTTCGCGCCGCGTGAGACGGCGGACCTCTCGGCCCGGCGGCTCTTCGTCATGGGGCTGGTCACGAACCTCCTCAACCCCAAGATCGCTCTGTTGTACCTCTCACTGATCCCGCAGTTCGTCGATCCCCGGGCGGGCGACGTCCTGCTCCAGGGGTTCGCCTTCGGCGGCATCCAGATAGCCGTCAGCGTCGCCGCGAACCTGGTCATCATCATGGCCGCGGGGGCGCTGTCGGAGTTCCTCGTCGCACGGCCCGTCTGGCTGCGGGTACAGCGGTACGCCACGGGATCCGCTCTCGGTGTGCTCGCCCTGCTGCTGGTGATGGACCAGTCGCAGCCGCAGCCCCCGGCCTGA
- a CDS encoding B12-binding domain-containing radical SAM protein, whose product MEMGLEPVEEVVGIDGRFQWEFPPPGGAGSGPRPASAALSVWYIALPLTSAHRGGHSGGGALVGGVDGQERYQNEGTVYPHSGLVEMITYQQRFLPDLSWTYLDLSHVDWEDVRAAIAADPPDVAAFTVYTSTALWAFVVAAEIKRVNPAAVIVFGNDHAGILHQEILTGHYGHRLVDFISTGNNGPFTMLGLLYALRGQLDLKRVPSLAYRENSRVVNQPAPTYPLDRRILPDYALIEDQLERYYDKAFDVWYAHHYDLKRMVTLPLDAGCTWGKRPGRRCKHCSIQGLTPKFARMDSIVPALEKVVGGLGANVYAAGDSTLGFSRAQWGGDIGYLDELAERCAASPVLRDHRFLLAYGLVFEFLQSAKLCQGFVRTWNVGLEAFDPKLLKGDSKGINKGPDRVFEALELASELDYKIYASGILGLPGTTRKNLREEVDSWLSLAETYRDTITTVSVAAPGVIPGSRMYWESFHAHPEVRAAHGEIIPARRLTELYIRANTEVELADVEAAIAEVGRGVIALGQERGHMKFGGYMLGGVDEDEAVERRLLDDICARL is encoded by the coding sequence ATGGAGATGGGCTTGGAACCGGTGGAAGAGGTCGTCGGTATCGATGGCCGGTTCCAGTGGGAGTTCCCGCCACCGGGAGGGGCCGGCTCCGGACCTCGTCCGGCCTCCGCCGCCCTGTCGGTGTGGTACATCGCGCTGCCCCTCACCTCGGCGCACCGCGGCGGCCACTCGGGCGGCGGGGCGCTCGTCGGCGGGGTGGACGGCCAGGAGCGGTACCAGAACGAGGGGACGGTCTACCCGCACTCCGGTCTGGTCGAGATGATCACCTACCAGCAGCGGTTCCTGCCCGACCTCTCCTGGACCTACCTCGACCTGAGTCATGTCGACTGGGAGGACGTACGCGCCGCCATCGCGGCCGACCCCCCGGACGTGGCGGCGTTCACCGTCTACACCTCCACCGCGCTGTGGGCCTTCGTCGTCGCCGCGGAGATCAAGCGCGTGAATCCCGCGGCGGTGATCGTGTTCGGCAACGATCATGCGGGAATTCTCCATCAGGAGATACTCACCGGCCATTACGGCCACCGCCTCGTCGATTTCATCAGTACCGGAAACAACGGCCCCTTCACCATGCTCGGCCTCCTGTACGCGTTACGTGGGCAACTTGACCTGAAACGCGTCCCTTCCCTCGCTTATCGCGAGAACTCGCGGGTCGTCAATCAGCCCGCCCCCACTTATCCGCTCGACCGTCGCATCCTCCCCGACTACGCACTCATCGAGGACCAACTGGAGCGTTACTACGACAAGGCGTTCGACGTCTGGTACGCCCATCACTACGACCTCAAACGCATGGTCACCCTGCCGCTGGACGCCGGTTGCACATGGGGTAAACGCCCGGGGCGCCGCTGCAAACACTGCTCGATCCAAGGGCTCACTCCGAAGTTCGCCCGGATGGACTCGATCGTGCCGGCACTGGAGAAGGTGGTCGGCGGTCTCGGCGCCAATGTCTACGCCGCCGGGGACTCCACTCTGGGGTTCTCCCGGGCGCAGTGGGGAGGCGACATCGGTTACCTCGACGAACTCGCCGAACGCTGCGCCGCTTCACCTGTTCTCCGGGACCACCGGTTCCTCCTCGCCTACGGGCTGGTCTTCGAGTTCCTCCAGTCGGCCAAGTTGTGCCAGGGCTTCGTCCGCACGTGGAACGTCGGCCTGGAGGCGTTCGACCCGAAGCTCCTGAAGGGCGACTCCAAGGGGATAAACAAGGGCCCGGACCGCGTTTTTGAGGCGCTCGAACTCGCCAGTGAACTGGACTACAAGATCTACGCCTCGGGAATTCTCGGACTGCCCGGCACCACGCGGAAGAACCTTCGCGAAGAGGTGGACTCCTGGCTCTCCCTCGCGGAGACCTACCGGGACACCATCACCACCGTCTCGGTGGCGGCACCGGGTGTGATACCCGGCTCGCGCATGTACTGGGAGAGCTTCCACGCCCACCCCGAAGTACGGGCCGCGCACGGCGAGATCATTCCGGCCAGGCGCCTGACCGAGCTGTACATCCGAGCCAACACGGAGGTCGAACTCGCCGACGTGGAGGCCGCGATCGCCGAAGTCGGCCGGGGGGTGATCGCCCTCGGCCAGGAGCGCGGACACATGAAGTTCGGCGGCTACATGCTCGGCGGGGTCGACGAGGACGAAGCGGTCGAGCGACGACTGCTGGACGACATCTGCGCGCGGCTCTGA
- a CDS encoding SDR family oxidoreductase — protein sequence MTDSPVALVTGGGSGIGAAVARRLLDAGHRVTVTGRGEERLRDFAEQLGKPEELLTIRGDAADYDQVRTAVAATVERFGRLDTVVANAGYATHDTVAEGDPDGWRDMVLTNVLGPALLIRASIDRLKETRGRIVLVGSVAGHVHTPGNIYGATKWAVTGLAENTRRQVTEYGVGVTLISPGRVETPFWDSYGSLPPGHLLTSDQLAESVVWAIRQPAGVDVNTVVVRPVGQPV from the coding sequence ATGACCGACTCACCGGTCGCACTCGTCACCGGCGGCGGCAGCGGTATCGGGGCGGCGGTCGCACGGCGACTGCTCGACGCCGGACACCGGGTGACCGTGACGGGGCGCGGGGAGGAGCGGCTGCGCGACTTCGCGGAACAACTCGGCAAGCCTGAGGAGCTGTTGACGATCCGTGGTGACGCGGCCGACTACGACCAGGTGCGGACCGCGGTCGCGGCGACGGTGGAGAGGTTCGGGCGTCTCGACACCGTCGTCGCCAACGCCGGGTACGCCACGCACGACACCGTGGCCGAGGGTGATCCGGACGGCTGGCGCGACATGGTGCTGACCAACGTGCTCGGACCCGCGCTGCTCATCAGAGCCTCCATCGACCGGCTGAAGGAGACCCGGGGCCGGATCGTGCTCGTCGGCAGTGTGGCGGGGCACGTCCACACCCCCGGCAACATCTACGGGGCGACGAAGTGGGCCGTGACCGGCCTCGCCGAGAACACCCGCCGGCAGGTCACCGAGTACGGCGTGGGCGTGACGCTGATCTCCCCGGGGCGGGTCGAGACCCCGTTCTGGGACAGCTACGGCAGCCTGCCGCCCGGCCATCTGCTCACGTCCGACCAGCTCGCGGAGTCGGTCGTCTGGGCGATCCGGCAGCCGGCCGGGGTCGATGTCAACACCGTGGTAGTACGGCCGGTCGGGCAGCCGGTCTGA
- a CDS encoding LysR substrate-binding domain-containing protein, translated as MYDPSQLRTFLAVAQTLSFTQAGRRLRLRQSTVSQHVRRLESATGRQLFTRDTHSVELTEDGEAMLGFARRILEAHEQAAAFFGGTRLRGRLRFGASEDFVLTRLSEILEGFRHDHPEVDLELTVELSGTLHEQLADGRLDLVLAKRRPEDPRGELVWHDRMVWIGGERLRLDPDRPVPLIVYPPPGISRVLALEALERQGRSWRVACTSGSLNGLIAAARAGLGVMAHTRGLIPPGLVRVPDRANLPELGEVDFVLLHGSRPTSSRGAADALATAILTSPDRLHRAP; from the coding sequence GTGTACGACCCCTCGCAGTTGCGTACCTTCCTCGCCGTGGCCCAAACGCTGAGCTTCACGCAGGCGGGCCGGCGGCTCAGGCTGCGCCAGTCCACGGTCAGCCAGCATGTGCGCCGCCTGGAGAGTGCCACCGGGCGGCAGCTGTTCACGCGGGACACCCACTCCGTGGAGCTGACGGAGGACGGGGAGGCGATGCTCGGGTTCGCGCGCCGGATCCTGGAGGCGCACGAGCAGGCGGCGGCGTTCTTCGGCGGCACGCGGCTGCGCGGGCGGCTGCGGTTCGGCGCCTCGGAGGACTTCGTCCTGACCCGGCTGTCCGAGATCCTTGAGGGGTTCCGCCACGACCATCCCGAGGTCGACCTGGAGCTGACGGTGGAGCTCTCGGGCACGCTGCACGAGCAGCTGGCCGACGGGCGGCTCGATCTGGTGCTGGCCAAGCGGCGCCCCGAGGACCCCCGCGGCGAGCTGGTCTGGCACGACCGCATGGTGTGGATCGGCGGGGAGCGGCTGCGGCTCGATCCCGACCGTCCGGTCCCGCTGATCGTGTACCCGCCGCCGGGCATCAGCCGGGTGCTGGCCCTGGAGGCCCTGGAGCGGCAGGGCAGGTCCTGGCGCGTCGCGTGTACGAGCGGCAGCCTCAACGGGCTGATCGCGGCGGCCCGCGCGGGGCTCGGTGTGATGGCCCACACGCGGGGTCTGATCCCGCCGGGCCTGGTCCGCGTCCCCGACCGCGCGAACCTCCCGGAACTGGGCGAGGTGGACTTCGTCCTGCTCCACGGCAGCCGCCCCACGTCGTCCCGAGGCGCGGCGGACGCACTGGCCACCGCAATCCTGACCTCCCCGGACCGCCTGCACCGGGCGCCCTAG
- a CDS encoding DUF4267 domain-containing protein, with translation MAIAALVVALLGCAFILFIGGRFLVAPRAAMAGFGVPEGSLRALTSIKGVRDITSGVVPLAALAAGGTHVFGWVMLAAAITPIGDAVVVRTNGGTLRHALTVHGSTAALLITVGLVLALA, from the coding sequence ATGGCGATCGCCGCCCTCGTTGTCGCACTCCTCGGCTGTGCCTTCATCCTGTTCATCGGCGGCCGGTTCCTGGTGGCCCCCCGTGCCGCCATGGCCGGATTCGGGGTGCCCGAAGGCAGCCTCCGTGCTCTGACCAGCATCAAGGGCGTTCGCGACATCACCTCAGGAGTGGTGCCACTCGCCGCCCTCGCGGCCGGCGGTACCCACGTCTTCGGCTGGGTCATGCTCGCCGCGGCGATCACCCCGATCGGAGACGCCGTCGTCGTCCGCACCAACGGAGGGACCCTCCGCCACGCGCTGACCGTTCACGGGTCCACAGCCGCGCTGCTCATCACCGTCGGCCTCGTCCTCGCGCTCGCCTAG
- a CDS encoding glycoside hydrolase family 6 protein, translating into MSRTRTALLAALALVAGTAGAAVAAIPPDAGAVAAVPCTVEYKVQNQWDTGFTTAVKVTNNGAAKSSWAVKWSYAGNQKVTSGWNAKLSQSGAAVTAANENYNGTLATGGSVSFGFNGTYSGTNALPTTFTLDGVTCNVDDGGTDPTDPTDPGTGSRVDNPYAGAKVYVNPEWKAHAAAETGGSRIANQPTGVWLDRTAAINGVNGGMGLRDHLDAALAQKGSDELVVQLVIYNLPGRDCSALASNGELGPTEIDKYKTQYIDPIAAILKDTKYAGLRIVTTVEIDSLPNLVTNVTPRATATANCDTMKANGNYQKGVGYALNKLGDAPNVYNYIDAGHHGWLGWDDNFAPSAALFKEAATTEGATVADVHGFIVNTANYSATKEDHFTINDTVNGASVRTSKWIDWNRYVDEQSYAQAMRAQLVSIGFPSGIGMLIDTSRNGWGGTARPTAAGPTTTVDTYVDGGRYDRRIHPGNWCNQSGAGLGERPQAAPAAGIDAYVWMKPPGESDGSSTAIPNDEGKGFDRMCDPTYTGNPRNNNNMSGALPNAPLSGRWFSAQFQELMKNAYPAL; encoded by the coding sequence ATGAGCCGTACCAGAACTGCACTTCTCGCGGCGCTGGCGCTGGTCGCCGGCACCGCGGGCGCCGCCGTCGCGGCGATACCCCCGGACGCCGGCGCGGTCGCCGCCGTCCCCTGCACCGTGGAGTACAAGGTGCAGAACCAGTGGGACACCGGCTTCACCACCGCGGTGAAGGTCACCAACAACGGCGCGGCCAAGTCCAGTTGGGCCGTGAAGTGGTCGTACGCCGGGAACCAGAAGGTCACCAGCGGCTGGAACGCCAAGCTCAGCCAGAGCGGTGCCGCGGTCACCGCGGCCAACGAGAACTACAACGGCACCCTGGCGACCGGGGGTTCGGTCAGCTTCGGGTTCAACGGGACCTACAGCGGCACCAACGCGCTGCCGACCACGTTCACCCTCGACGGAGTGACCTGCAACGTCGACGACGGCGGCACGGACCCCACCGACCCGACCGATCCGGGAACGGGCAGCCGGGTGGACAACCCGTACGCGGGTGCCAAGGTGTACGTGAACCCGGAGTGGAAGGCGCATGCCGCCGCCGAGACCGGCGGCAGCCGGATCGCCAACCAGCCGACCGGTGTGTGGCTCGACCGGACCGCCGCGATCAACGGTGTGAACGGCGGCATGGGCCTGCGCGACCACCTGGACGCGGCGCTGGCGCAGAAGGGCTCGGACGAACTGGTCGTCCAGCTGGTGATCTACAACCTGCCCGGCCGTGACTGCTCCGCCCTGGCGTCCAACGGCGAGCTGGGCCCGACGGAGATCGACAAGTACAAGACCCAGTACATCGACCCGATCGCGGCGATCCTCAAGGACACCAAGTACGCGGGTCTGCGCATCGTCACCACCGTCGAGATCGACTCGCTGCCGAACCTCGTCACGAACGTCACGCCGCGAGCCACCGCCACGGCCAACTGCGACACGATGAAGGCGAACGGCAACTACCAGAAGGGCGTCGGCTACGCGCTGAACAAGCTCGGCGACGCGCCCAACGTCTACAACTACATCGACGCCGGACACCACGGCTGGCTCGGCTGGGACGACAACTTCGCGCCCTCCGCCGCGCTCTTCAAGGAGGCCGCCACCACCGAGGGCGCGACCGTCGCCGATGTGCACGGCTTCATCGTGAACACCGCCAACTACAGCGCCACGAAGGAGGACCACTTCACGATCAACGACACCGTGAACGGCGCCTCGGTCCGCACGTCGAAGTGGATCGACTGGAACCGGTACGTCGACGAGCAGTCGTACGCGCAGGCCATGCGCGCCCAGCTCGTCTCGATCGGCTTCCCCTCCGGGATCGGCATGCTGATCGACACCTCCCGCAACGGCTGGGGCGGCACGGCACGGCCCACCGCCGCCGGGCCGACGACCACCGTGGACACGTACGTCGACGGAGGGCGCTACGACCGGCGCATCCACCCCGGCAACTGGTGCAACCAGTCCGGTGCGGGCCTCGGCGAACGGCCGCAGGCGGCCCCGGCGGCCGGGATCGACGCGTACGTGTGGATGAAGCCGCCGGGTGAGTCGGACGGGTCCAGCACCGCCATCCCGAACGACGAGGGCAAGGGCTTCGACCGCATGTGCGACCCGACGTACACCGGTAACCCGCGGAACAACAACAACATGTCCGGCGCGCTGCCCAATGCCCCACTGTCGGGACGCTGGTTCTCGGCGCAGTTCCAGGAGCTCATGAAGAACGCGTATCCCGCGCTGTGA
- a CDS encoding AMP-dependent synthetase/ligase, with translation MSEFTNPPLASAPPVGGLADAVFEYAQEDPLHIALGRKDEQGGWRDVTSAEFRDEVLALAKGLLAHGVRFGDRVAIMSRTRYEWTLFDYALWSIGAQVVPIYPTSSAEQVFWMLHDAQVSAAMVEHEDHAMTVATVIDRLPTLHKLWQLDAGAVQELYEAGGHIEDEVVHRHRRAVTPESTATIIYTSGTTGRPKGCVLSHANFMFETDTAIGRWEPLFHSKRGDEAATLLFLPLAHVFGRMVQVAAIRGKVKFGHQPQLNAAALLPDLAAFQPTFFLAVPYIFEKVFNAARRKAEKEGRGGPFEKAVEVAVRYADAVEAKAWDIGPGPSTALRMQHQLFDKLVYSKIRAAMGGRVRHAMSGGSAMDRRLGLFFAGAGVQIYEGYGLTESTAAATANPPERTRYGTVGQPIPGTTVHIADDGEIWLNGDNVFQGYLNDPKATDAALHDGWLATGDIGVLDEDGYLTITGRKKEILVTSGGKSVSPGVLEERVRDHPLVAQCIVVGNDRPYIAALVTLDGEAVDHWLQMRGKSPLAPAQLVRDPDLETEVRRAVVAANTLVSQAESIRTFRILAHQFTEEHGLLTPSLKLKRKAIENAYATEVEALYRA, from the coding sequence TTGAGCGAGTTCACCAACCCTCCCCTGGCGTCGGCACCGCCGGTGGGCGGCCTGGCCGATGCCGTGTTCGAGTATGCCCAGGAGGACCCCCTCCACATCGCCCTGGGCCGCAAGGACGAACAGGGCGGATGGCGCGACGTGACGTCCGCCGAGTTCCGTGACGAGGTCCTCGCCCTGGCGAAGGGCCTACTGGCGCACGGCGTCCGCTTCGGGGACCGCGTCGCGATCATGTCCCGTACGCGCTACGAGTGGACCCTCTTCGACTACGCGCTGTGGTCGATCGGCGCGCAGGTCGTCCCGATCTACCCCACCTCGTCGGCCGAGCAGGTCTTCTGGATGCTGCACGACGCCCAGGTGTCGGCGGCCATGGTGGAGCACGAGGACCACGCGATGACCGTCGCCACGGTCATCGACCGGCTGCCGACGCTGCACAAACTGTGGCAGCTCGACGCCGGCGCCGTACAGGAGCTGTACGAGGCCGGTGGCCACATCGAGGACGAGGTGGTGCACCGCCACCGCCGCGCGGTCACCCCGGAGTCGACGGCGACGATCATCTACACGTCCGGCACCACCGGCCGCCCCAAGGGCTGCGTCCTGTCCCACGCCAACTTCATGTTCGAGACGGACACGGCGATCGGCCGCTGGGAGCCGCTGTTCCACTCCAAGCGCGGCGACGAGGCGGCCACCCTGCTGTTCCTGCCGCTCGCGCACGTCTTCGGGCGGATGGTGCAGGTCGCCGCGATCCGGGGGAAGGTCAAGTTCGGCCATCAGCCGCAGCTCAACGCGGCGGCCCTGCTGCCGGATCTGGCCGCGTTCCAGCCGACGTTCTTCCTGGCGGTGCCGTACATCTTCGAGAAGGTCTTCAACGCGGCCCGCCGCAAGGCCGAGAAAGAGGGCAGGGGCGGCCCGTTCGAGAAGGCGGTCGAGGTCGCGGTGCGCTACGCGGACGCCGTGGAGGCCAAGGCGTGGGACATCGGCCCCGGCCCCTCGACGGCCCTGCGCATGCAGCACCAGCTCTTCGACAAACTCGTCTACTCCAAGATCCGGGCCGCGATGGGCGGACGCGTACGGCACGCGATGTCCGGCGGCTCCGCGATGGACCGCCGCCTGGGCCTGTTCTTCGCGGGCGCCGGCGTGCAGATCTACGAGGGGTACGGGCTCACCGAGTCCACGGCCGCCGCGACCGCCAACCCGCCGGAGCGCACCCGGTACGGGACAGTGGGCCAGCCCATCCCCGGCACGACCGTGCACATCGCGGACGACGGCGAGATCTGGCTGAACGGCGACAACGTCTTCCAGGGCTACCTCAACGACCCGAAGGCCACCGACGCGGCCCTGCACGACGGCTGGCTGGCCACGGGTGACATCGGCGTGCTCGACGAGGACGGCTACCTCACCATCACCGGGCGCAAGAAGGAGATCCTGGTGACCTCCGGCGGCAAGAGCGTCTCGCCGGGCGTCCTGGAGGAGCGGGTGCGCGACCATCCGCTGGTCGCGCAGTGCATCGTCGTCGGCAACGACCGGCCGTACATCGCGGCGCTCGTCACGCTCGACGGGGAGGCCGTCGACCACTGGCTGCAGATGCGGGGCAAGTCCCCGCTCGCCCCCGCCCAGTTGGTGCGGGACCCCGACCTGGAGACCGAGGTACGGCGGGCCGTGGTCGCGGCGAACACCCTGGTCTCCCAGGCCGAGTCCATCCGCACGTTCCGGATACTGGCCCACCAGTTCACCGAGGAACACGGTCTGCTGACCCCGTCCCTGAAACTGAAGCGCAAGGCGATCGAGAACGCGTACGCGACAGAGGTGGAGGCCCTGTACCGCGCGTAG
- a CDS encoding aldo/keto reductase: protein MPQLGFGVWQVPDDEAERAVSTALEAGYRSIDTAAVYGNEAGTGRGLASSGVAREDLFVTTKLWNSDQGYDSTLRAFDASLEKLGLDYVDLYLIHWPMPDRGTYVDTYKAFEKLHADGRAKSIGVSNFHPEYLEKLLDATSVVPVLNQVELHPHLQQSALREFHAEHGIATEAWSPLGQGKGLLEVPAIVAIARKHDRTPAQVVLRWHLQLGNVVIPKSVTPSRIKENIDVFGFTLDDEDIAAITALDEGRRLGSDPATVND from the coding sequence ATGCCCCAGCTGGGCTTCGGTGTCTGGCAGGTGCCGGACGACGAGGCCGAGCGAGCCGTCTCCACCGCGCTGGAGGCCGGGTACCGCAGCATCGACACCGCCGCGGTCTACGGCAACGAAGCGGGCACCGGCAGGGGCCTCGCCTCCTCCGGCGTCGCCCGCGAGGACCTCTTCGTCACCACAAAGCTCTGGAACTCCGACCAGGGCTACGACTCGACGCTGCGCGCCTTCGACGCGTCCCTGGAGAAGCTCGGCCTCGACTACGTCGACCTGTACCTCATCCACTGGCCGATGCCGGACCGGGGCACCTACGTCGACACGTACAAGGCCTTCGAGAAGCTGCACGCGGACGGCCGCGCCAAGTCCATCGGCGTGTCCAACTTCCACCCGGAGTACCTGGAGAAGCTGCTCGACGCGACGTCCGTCGTGCCGGTCCTCAACCAGGTCGAGCTGCACCCGCACCTTCAGCAGTCCGCCCTGCGCGAGTTCCACGCGGAGCACGGCATCGCCACCGAGGCCTGGTCCCCGCTCGGCCAGGGCAAGGGCCTCCTGGAGGTCCCCGCGATCGTGGCCATCGCCCGCAAGCACGACCGTACGCCCGCCCAGGTCGTCCTGCGCTGGCACCTCCAGCTGGGCAACGTGGTGATCCCCAAGTCCGTGACCCCCTCCCGGATCAAGGAGAACATCGACGTCTTCGGCTTCACGCTCGACGACGAGGACATCGCCGCGATCACCGCTCTCGACGAGGGCCGCCGCCTGGGTTCCGACCCGGCGACGGTCAACGACTGA
- a CDS encoding TetR/AcrR family transcriptional regulator — MSPRPAPDLDLRRDRIIRAARELAESEGWEAVTMRRVTSALGVSQPVLYSAFTNRQALIDAVALSGFTEIAEVLEAADSDPMARMRAYLDFASARPHLYEAMFSMPTDLGFGTEDAPEALRRAFAAIHQVFPSPDHVRAEVAWATLHGLATLQTSGRQPASRVRSRLEHAHRILTE; from the coding sequence ATGTCCCCTAGACCGGCACCGGACCTGGATCTGCGGCGCGACCGGATCATCCGCGCCGCACGAGAACTCGCCGAGTCGGAGGGCTGGGAGGCGGTGACGATGCGCCGGGTCACCTCCGCACTCGGCGTCAGCCAGCCGGTGCTCTACTCGGCCTTCACCAACCGGCAAGCGCTCATCGACGCCGTGGCCCTGAGCGGGTTCACGGAAATCGCCGAAGTACTCGAAGCGGCCGACAGCGACCCCATGGCACGTATGCGCGCCTACCTCGACTTCGCGTCGGCGCGGCCCCACCTGTACGAAGCCATGTTCTCGATGCCCACAGACCTGGGATTCGGGACCGAGGACGCCCCCGAAGCGCTCCGGCGCGCCTTCGCGGCGATCCACCAGGTCTTCCCCAGCCCCGACCACGTCAGGGCAGAAGTCGCCTGGGCCACCCTGCACGGCCTCGCCACCCTCCAGACGAGCGGACGCCAGCCCGCATCACGCGTCCGGAGCCGACTGGAACACGCCCACCGCATCCTGACCGAGTGA
- a CDS encoding class I SAM-dependent methyltransferase, with protein MGHDHDHGHSHTNTHTNTHSDTHIDFAEMLPMLEQEAELFSPLYTQAANWLREMRPDPELIVDAGSGPGVISCLLADTFPGARIIAVDGAQPLLDRARERAAQRGIADRFGTLRAELGDGLGDLEYPADLLWASRSLHHVGDQRGALAGFADRLAPGGTLALMEGGLPPRYLPRDFGIGRPGLHARMDAIEQEWFARMRAELPGGVVEDVEDWPALLSAVGLRHTGTRTFLLDLPAPVSDEARAFVATSLGHRRDGLAEGLDADDRATLDRLLDPEDKASVHHRPDVFVLTALTLYVGVKP; from the coding sequence ATGGGACACGACCACGACCACGGTCACAGCCACACCAACACCCACACCAACACCCACAGTGACACCCACATCGATTTCGCCGAGATGCTTCCGATGCTGGAACAGGAGGCCGAGCTGTTCTCGCCGCTCTACACGCAGGCGGCGAACTGGTTGCGGGAGATGCGGCCGGATCCCGAACTGATCGTGGACGCGGGCAGCGGTCCCGGTGTCATCTCCTGTCTGCTCGCCGACACGTTCCCCGGCGCCCGGATCATCGCCGTGGACGGGGCGCAGCCCCTCCTGGACCGGGCCCGCGAACGCGCCGCCCAGCGCGGGATCGCCGACCGCTTCGGCACGCTGCGGGCCGAGCTCGGCGACGGGCTCGGCGACCTGGAGTACCCGGCCGACCTCCTCTGGGCGAGCAGGTCCCTGCACCACGTCGGCGACCAGCGTGGCGCCCTGGCGGGCTTCGCCGACCGGCTCGCGCCGGGCGGCACCCTCGCCCTGATGGAGGGTGGCCTGCCCCCGCGGTACCTGCCGCGCGACTTCGGGATCGGGCGTCCCGGACTGCACGCCCGGATGGATGCCATCGAGCAGGAGTGGTTCGCCCGGATGCGGGCCGAGCTGCCCGGTGGGGTCGTCGAGGACGTCGAGGACTGGCCGGCCCTGCTCTCCGCCGTAGGCCTGCGCCACACCGGAACCCGTACCTTCCTGCTCGACCTCCCCGCCCCCGTCTCCGACGAGGCCCGCGCGTTCGTCGCCACCTCCCTCGGCCACCGCCGCGACGGTCTCGCCGAAGGCCTCGACGCCGACGACCGCGCCACGCTCGACCGGCTCCTCGACCCGGAGGACAAGGCGAGCGTGCACCACCGGCCGGACGTGTTCGTGCTCACCGCACTGACGCTGTACGTCGGGGTGAAGCCCTGA